ACAAACCGCTACCGCCCGAGAACGacggaaaagaaaaaaacggcTTGCGCACGACGTTCATACGCCGTAGTACAAAActatgaacaataataaaatacttagccACgaggtgaaattattttttcattataatacaccGTACATGATGGCAAGTGCACAATACAtagtttaatcattaatacaataattgcgTCGCtttatttgtaaacatattattacataaaatatatattacggattatacagataatattattgtagttttttcgttatataatatgacgtacttacataataataggtatagacAGACACAAGCACATATAGTATTTCAATGTTCTGGCAGTGGATACGCGAAACGCTGGTGCGAGTAAAAcacaatagtatttataatgatgataataacataataatattcaataataataataataataataataataatgtataatatataggtaggtaataatattgttgttgaaCGATTCGACACgtacgacaataatattaatatattattatctcaagCACGACATCATCACGGTATGTTAAATATCGTTTAAAAGACCGACGGCGGCGTCGGACATTCgaaaatacgtaataataataataataataataattataattataataataaaacgaataatacaACGACATATCGAGTCACACTTGCGGTAAATCGACCATCATCGACATGgtgatgtacataatatacataatagtaataatgataacgttaaaaaggaaattaaaaatggaaaaagaaaaaaagaaactttGAACGTTTTCCGTCATCAGCACCGGTATGGCATAATcccatacacatatatatatatacaaaacggTGAAAAGGCATCGGTCGTACAATCTATCATCGGCGATCATCGATTGACTACACTCGACCCGTTTCCGGCCAGTGTTTCGGCCGTAGAATACCGGAAATCCGGGACGACGGCCGTCGACCGTCATCGCGAAAACTAACAGACGAAAAACGCtgtacacgataataatatatatatatatatattgttttatacacattGCAAACCCGACTCGGAGGTCCGAAGTCTTACGGGATAttaggaaaaatatatatgaataaacaaCGATAAAAATCCGATGGCCAAACGAAGGAAAtccatatgaatataaatcaaaaaataatttgacgaataaaatcatttagtttaagtatctatttattttaaacaatttttttactcggacttctttttttttaccgtttGCCATTTTTACAgatacaatatagtattattatcgtataaatgtaaacaaaaatataatacacgaatCGTTTCCGGTCTACAGCGCACATGCACGCGGGAAGGATGCTTCCGGTGTTACTAGTGCGGCGTCGTCCGGTGGCCGCCACCGAGAGGCGAACGGTCTGACGAACAGGCCGTGTCCGGCGAGGACGGCGACGGCGACCGGACCGCGGCCGGCACCGCTGACAGTTGTGGCGGTGTCACCAAGTACGGCGAAAACCTGAATCCGTTAGCGGCCGCTGCCGCCGCTTGGTGTTGTTGGTACAAACTCTGGtggtgttgttgttgttgttggtgATGGTggtgctgttgttgttgttgttgttgctgctgctgctgctgatgGTGGtggtgctgctgctgctgctgctgctgatgATGAGCGGCGGCGGCTGCAGCGGCCGCAGCCGCCGCCATGGCCGTGGGACCGCCGCCGCCGGCCGCGGCCAACTGTTGGTAGAGACCGGCCGGGCCCTGCATGGACGCCCACTGGTTCCACAGGTGTTGGCCGCCGGCCGCCGCGGCCGCGTTGTATATGCCGCATAACGGGCCGTACGGGCCGCTCACTGCGGCCGCGGCCGCTGCCGCCCGCAGGAACAGCTGTGACCTGGCTGCCAGCACAGCCCGTTCTTCGGCGGTCAGCTGACTGAGACCGCCGCCCGGGTCCAACAACGGCGTCCTGAGCATATGGTGCTCGCTCAACATCGACTCCATCGTTTCCCTGCAACAGTCGACCCGCGTGTAAGTCGGTAATAACAGCCATTTGGTGCGGCTAGTGGGTGGTTGCCTGTTGGCGGTGGGCTAACGGCGTTTAGATTTAGAACTCGACGTCCCTTTAATTATACCGTGTTCATGACGAGTGAGAAAAAAAGGGCATTCAAAgtctataatatgtgtatattgtgtattaaacCCGCGTGGATGCAAATCATAGACTGTTCTTAgaagtat
This genomic stretch from Rhopalosiphum maidis isolate BTI-1 chromosome 3, ASM367621v3, whole genome shotgun sequence harbors:
- the LOC113558454 gene encoding ecdysone-induced protein 74EF-like, translated to MESMLSEHHMLRTPLLDPGGGLSQLTAEERAVLAARSQLFLRAAAAAAAVSGPYGPLCGIYNAAAAAGGQHLWNQWASMQGPAGLYQQLAAAGGGGPTAMAAAAAAAAAAAHHQQQQQQQHHHHQQQQQQQQQQQQHHHHQQQQQHHQSLYQQHQAAAAAANGFRFSPYLVTPPQLSAVPAAVRSPSPSSPDTACSSDRSPLGGGHRTTPH